One window of Peteryoungia desertarenae genomic DNA carries:
- a CDS encoding GNAT family N-acetyltransferase — protein MRDHFFSRQPEFELVPMTTEHCADVSTLHGQRFPRGWGDGEFVSLLLQPATFGFVASQTNALIFKPSLAGFVLAREVAGEAEILTIAVNEKTARYGLGWRLMQAAMREASARGGESMFLEVDDGNTAALALYRKLGFEKAGERPAYYADDKGYRSSALVMRRDLR, from the coding sequence ATGCGCGACCATTTCTTTTCCCGCCAGCCCGAATTCGAGCTGGTTCCCATGACCACCGAACACTGCGCTGATGTGTCAACCCTGCATGGTCAGCGGTTTCCCCGAGGGTGGGGTGATGGCGAGTTCGTCAGTCTGCTCTTGCAGCCGGCAACCTTCGGCTTCGTGGCCTCGCAGACCAATGCACTGATCTTCAAGCCGTCCCTTGCCGGCTTTGTGTTGGCAAGAGAGGTCGCGGGTGAAGCAGAAATTCTGACAATCGCCGTCAACGAGAAGACGGCGCGATATGGTCTTGGCTGGCGATTGATGCAGGCTGCCATGCGAGAGGCGAGCGCCCGGGGTGGCGAATCCATGTTCCTCGAAGTTGACGATGGGAATACGGCCGCCCTCGCCCTTTATCGCAAACTGGGCTTCGAAAAGGCGGGAGAACGCCCGGCCTACTATGCAGACGATAAGGGTTACAGATCCTCTGCGCTTGTCATGCGGCGTGATCTTCGCTAG
- a CDS encoding Fur family transcriptional regulator, with protein MSDEQKSLEDLCAERGMRMTEQRRVIAKILEESDDHPDVEELYRRSSKVDAKISISTVYRTVKLFEDAGIIERHDFRDGRSRYETVPEEHHDHLIDLKTGVVLEFHSPEIEALQERIAREHGFRLVGHRLELYGIPLSKDDT; from the coding sequence ATGAGCGACGAACAGAAATCACTGGAAGACCTGTGTGCGGAGCGCGGAATGCGCATGACCGAACAGCGCCGGGTGATTGCCAAGATATTGGAAGAATCCGACGATCATCCCGATGTGGAGGAACTCTACCGCCGCTCCTCGAAGGTCGATGCAAAGATATCGATCTCCACGGTTTACCGAACGGTCAAGCTCTTCGAAGACGCCGGCATCATTGAGCGCCATGATTTTCGCGATGGCCGCTCTCGCTACGAAACCGTGCCGGAAGAGCATCACGATCACCTGATCGATTTGAAGACCGGTGTCGTGCTGGAGTTCCACTCGCCAGAAATCGAGGCGCTTCAGGAGCGCATCGCTCGTGAACACGGTTTCCGGCTCGTGGGTCATCGTCTGGAGCTTTACGGCATTCCGCTGTCGAAGGACGACACGTAA
- a CDS encoding lysophospholipid acyltransferase family protein, with the protein MDWIRIILSLFAIFLTTLALAPLQILALYFDWPLRRRLPRLWHRVSCRMLGLRIHSHGVLDTRRPLMIAANHASWKDILVLGALADVVFIAKTEVAAWPVFGTLAKLQKTIFVVREEKRRTGDQVNEIAARMSDGEVVVLFPEGTTSDGNRVLATKSSLFGAAAAALGDDPDAVVHVQPVSIAFTRVQGMPMGRYHRSIAGWPGDVTMLPHLVGVLKAAAIDVDVTFGEAVEYRRGESRKLLAATIESRLRAMLLVHLRGRYKRTDEA; encoded by the coding sequence ATCGACTGGATCCGCATTATCCTGTCTCTGTTCGCCATCTTCCTGACGACGCTTGCCCTGGCGCCACTGCAGATCCTTGCCCTCTATTTTGATTGGCCGCTACGCCGCCGGCTCCCCAGGCTTTGGCATCGGGTTTCCTGTCGGATGCTCGGCTTGCGAATTCATTCCCATGGCGTTCTGGACACCCGTCGGCCCCTGATGATTGCTGCCAATCACGCATCCTGGAAGGACATTCTCGTTCTGGGAGCGCTGGCTGACGTCGTGTTCATTGCCAAGACGGAAGTTGCGGCCTGGCCCGTCTTCGGAACCTTGGCAAAGCTTCAGAAGACCATCTTCGTGGTGCGTGAGGAAAAACGCCGCACCGGTGACCAGGTCAATGAAATTGCGGCTCGGATGAGTGATGGCGAGGTCGTGGTCCTGTTTCCTGAAGGCACGACCTCCGATGGCAACCGTGTACTCGCGACCAAGTCATCGCTTTTTGGCGCAGCCGCAGCCGCACTGGGCGACGACCCGGATGCCGTGGTCCATGTCCAGCCGGTATCGATCGCCTTTACCCGAGTGCAGGGCATGCCCATGGGGCGTTATCATCGCTCCATAGCCGGCTGGCCGGGGGATGTAACAATGCTGCCCCATCTCGTCGGCGTCCTGAAGGCAGCCGCCATTGATGTCGACGTCACCTTTGGTGAAGCGGTGGAATACCGCAGGGGTGAAAGCCGCAAGCTGTTGGCAGCCACAATCGAATCCCGCCTGAGGGCCATGCTGCTGGTTCACTTGCGGGGTCGTTACAAGCGCACTGACGAGGCCTGA